A genomic stretch from Kribbella jejuensis includes:
- a CDS encoding carbohydrate ABC transporter permease, translating to MSWTRYSNRSFYLFVAPWVLGFVLLTAVPLGYAFGVSLTNFDGSSPRWRWVGFRNYGELFHDQDAWASLLRTVAYTAIAVPLSVAGALGLAVLLNRRLKGVGLWRTMFFLPSVVPVVAMAIMWKLVLNRDAGILNALLHVVGIRPVSWLVDPMAFYALLILTLWGLGGGMVIMLAALQGVPAELEEAAIVDGANRWRVFRHITVPIISPVIFFQVVTGVIATFQIVVQPLLLAETNSIAGVGQVPQSTHLYMVQVYQEFFTSNRFGYGSAMLWVFFLVILAFTVLIQRSSRLWVHYEVDTDAEG from the coding sequence ATGAGCTGGACGCGTTACTCGAACAGATCGTTCTACCTGTTCGTTGCCCCGTGGGTGCTGGGTTTCGTGCTGCTGACGGCGGTGCCGCTCGGGTATGCCTTCGGTGTCAGCCTGACGAACTTCGACGGCAGTTCACCGCGGTGGCGGTGGGTGGGTTTCCGGAACTACGGCGAGTTGTTCCACGATCAGGACGCGTGGGCGTCGCTGCTGCGGACGGTCGCCTACACCGCGATCGCCGTACCGCTCAGCGTCGCTGGTGCGCTCGGGCTGGCGGTGCTGCTCAACCGGCGGTTGAAGGGCGTCGGGCTGTGGCGGACGATGTTCTTCCTGCCGTCGGTGGTTCCGGTGGTCGCGATGGCGATCATGTGGAAGCTCGTGCTGAACCGCGACGCCGGCATCCTCAACGCGTTGCTGCATGTCGTCGGGATCCGGCCGGTCAGCTGGCTGGTCGATCCGATGGCCTTCTACGCGCTGCTCATCCTGACGTTGTGGGGCCTCGGTGGCGGCATGGTCATCATGCTCGCCGCGTTGCAGGGCGTGCCGGCCGAGCTGGAGGAGGCTGCGATCGTCGACGGCGCGAACCGGTGGCGGGTGTTCCGGCACATCACGGTGCCGATCATCTCGCCGGTGATTTTCTTCCAGGTGGTCACCGGGGTGATCGCGACGTTCCAGATCGTCGTCCAACCGTTGCTGCTCGCCGAGACGAACAGCATCGCCGGGGTCGGTCAGGTGCCGCAGAGCACGCATCTGTACATGGTGCAGGTCTATCAGGAGTTCTTCACCAGCAACCGGTTCGGCTACGGCTCGGCGATGTTGTGGGTGTTCTTCCTGGTGATCCTGGCGTTCACGGTGCTGATCCAGCGGTCGAGCCGGCTGTGGGTGCATTACGAGGTCGACACCGACGCGGAAGGTTAG
- a CDS encoding ABC transporter substrate-binding protein: MNGSARVSRRQLLAGTSALVGGGLLSACNAGTSGTSGTAGSSSGGAKGTVTLTVMYNNNELTKEHIADFESKNPGLKINFLQTDSTRLNAMLASGNPPDFVRGAAVGSANVNARGLATDLTPYLEKSSVLKPDDLLGVNDSFRWDGSSIGKGAYYGIVKDWSQDATLWYNSKLFDQAKVPQLSDTEPIGYDELLAIGKKLTVKQGGKTAVYGVGVEWAWNLVAPIATMILQQGEKLYNDDLTQTDFTTAAARRAVQWYVDFGQAGVGPTSLSPLPDGADLSTFMAKRMAVSQDGYWYGGNFVKETALQGAIRMAPAPVMGDKRISPTYAGIGAWIPAKSKHKDEAWKLMEYFMAGPPAEERAKSGWGLPALKSLLPKLPQDVPYQKQAYRTAQNELQYTQPLPDSPYVTIDAWNLALDKYLQRAIKKELTVEAACKAINDDINKVLKQGKEQIG; encoded by the coding sequence ATGAACGGATCGGCGCGGGTCAGCAGGCGGCAGCTGCTGGCAGGTACGTCGGCGCTCGTCGGCGGCGGACTGCTCAGCGCGTGCAACGCCGGTACGTCCGGCACGTCCGGCACCGCCGGTTCGTCGTCCGGAGGCGCCAAGGGGACCGTCACGCTCACGGTGATGTACAACAACAACGAGCTGACCAAGGAACACATCGCCGACTTCGAGTCGAAGAACCCCGGTCTCAAGATCAACTTCCTGCAGACCGACTCGACCCGGCTGAACGCGATGCTCGCCTCGGGCAATCCGCCCGACTTCGTCCGCGGTGCCGCGGTCGGCAGCGCGAACGTCAACGCACGTGGGCTGGCGACCGACCTCACGCCGTACCTGGAGAAGAGTTCGGTGCTGAAGCCGGACGACCTGCTCGGGGTCAACGACAGCTTCCGCTGGGACGGCAGCTCGATCGGCAAGGGTGCGTACTACGGCATCGTCAAGGACTGGAGTCAGGACGCGACGCTCTGGTACAACAGCAAGCTCTTCGACCAGGCGAAGGTCCCGCAGCTGAGCGACACCGAGCCGATCGGGTACGACGAGTTGCTTGCCATCGGCAAGAAGCTGACCGTGAAGCAGGGCGGTAAGACCGCGGTGTACGGCGTCGGCGTGGAATGGGCGTGGAACCTGGTCGCACCGATCGCGACGATGATCCTGCAGCAGGGCGAGAAGCTGTACAACGACGACCTCACCCAGACCGACTTCACGACCGCGGCCGCCCGGCGTGCGGTCCAGTGGTACGTCGACTTCGGCCAGGCGGGCGTCGGCCCGACCTCGCTGAGCCCGCTCCCGGACGGCGCCGATCTGTCCACGTTCATGGCGAAGCGGATGGCGGTCAGCCAGGACGGTTACTGGTACGGCGGCAACTTCGTCAAGGAGACCGCGCTGCAGGGCGCGATCCGGATGGCGCCCGCGCCGGTGATGGGGGACAAGCGGATCAGCCCGACGTACGCCGGTATCGGCGCCTGGATCCCGGCCAAGTCCAAGCACAAGGACGAGGCGTGGAAGCTGATGGAGTACTTCATGGCGGGACCGCCGGCCGAGGAACGGGCCAAGAGCGGCTGGGGACTGCCCGCGCTGAAGTCGCTGCTGCCGAAGCTGCCGCAGGACGTGCCGTACCAGAAGCAGGCGTACCGGACCGCGCAGAACGAGTTGCAGTACACGCAGCCGTTGCCGGATTCGCCGTACGTGACGATCGACGCCTGGAACCTTGCCCTGGACAAGTATCTGCAGCGCGCGATCAAGAAGGAGCTGACCGTCGAGGCCGCGTGCAAGGCGATCAACGACGACATCAACAAGGTGCTCAAGCAGGGCAAAGAGCAGATCGGATGA
- a CDS encoding carbohydrate ABC transporter permease — translation MHVNRQATATARRTPVRLSAGAVYVLLMALAVVFVGPFVWLVLAALKTRDEWAAIPARILPHKAQWGNFVSALTDINFPAYAVNSFFLSTMYAVLVTISSAAVGFGFARLRGRGKRPLFLVLLSTMMLPQILTLLPTYVLFSRLGLVNTYWPWVLWGLAASPYLIFLFRQFFAAIPRELEDAAIIDGCGWGRIFVRVFLPLSRPVLITSFLLSFTWTWGDYISPALLLDVDHTTLSVAITAWYTDPHGNAIPTVQAAGAALYVLPALLIFLFAQRYFIRSVVASGVKG, via the coding sequence GTGCACGTCAACCGACAGGCGACGGCCACAGCACGCCGTACGCCGGTACGACTCAGCGCAGGCGCCGTCTATGTGCTGTTGATGGCGCTGGCCGTGGTCTTCGTCGGGCCGTTCGTGTGGCTGGTACTGGCCGCGCTGAAGACCCGGGACGAGTGGGCCGCGATCCCGGCGCGGATCCTGCCGCACAAGGCGCAGTGGGGGAACTTCGTCTCGGCGCTCACCGACATCAACTTCCCGGCGTACGCGGTCAACTCGTTCTTCCTGTCGACGATGTACGCCGTGCTCGTGACGATCTCGAGCGCGGCGGTGGGCTTCGGGTTCGCACGGTTGCGCGGGCGGGGCAAACGGCCGTTGTTCCTCGTCCTGTTGTCGACCATGATGCTGCCGCAGATCCTGACGCTGCTGCCGACGTACGTGCTGTTCTCCCGGCTCGGGCTGGTGAACACGTACTGGCCGTGGGTTCTCTGGGGTCTGGCGGCGTCGCCGTACCTGATCTTCCTGTTCCGCCAGTTCTTCGCCGCGATACCGCGCGAACTCGAGGACGCGGCAATCATCGACGGCTGTGGGTGGGGGCGGATCTTCGTACGGGTCTTCCTGCCGTTGTCGCGTCCGGTCCTGATCACGTCGTTCCTGCTGTCGTTCACCTGGACCTGGGGTGACTACATCTCCCCGGCGCTGCTGCTGGACGTCGACCACACCACGCTGTCAGTCGCCATCACCGCCTGGTACACCGACCCCCACGGCAACGCGATCCCGACCGTCCAGGCCGCCGGTGCTGCGTTGTACGTACTGCCGGCGTTGCTGATCTTCCTTTTCGCCCAGCGCTACTTCATCCGCAGCGTGGTCGCTTCGGGTGTGAAGGGCTGA